One Glycine max cultivar Williams 82 chromosome 3, Glycine_max_v4.0, whole genome shotgun sequence DNA window includes the following coding sequences:
- the LOC100818735 gene encoding WUSCHEL-related homeobox 11, producing MEDQGQQQQQQHQVEAKSPRQGTERSEAVRSRWTPKPEQILILESIFNSGMVNPPKDETVRIRKLLEKFGAVGDANVFYWFQNRRSRSRRRQRQMMQQQATATATATVTTFDHPQPQTQTLVNVGGAIPHDHHTLGNLVVATESSATSTMGFGCSSQSSYGFLGSSSSSSSCGGGVIGGQQQGMDGFFSSVSSHQMGFPDHHHTSPASSALYPPLDPNLTYQAGYGGPNISGFITVFINGIATELPKGPIDLKTVFGEDVMLVHSSGVPIPTNEFGFLMHNLQHGDSYFLVSKPT from the exons ATGGAAGATCAGggtcagcagcagcagcagcagcatcaAGTGGAGGCAAAGAGTCCAAGGCAAGGCACCGAGAGGAGTGAAGCGGTTCGGTCAAGGTGGACTCCAAAGCCAGAACAAATCCTCATACTCGAGTCCATCTTCAACAGTGGCATGGTTAACCCTCCAAAGGACGAAACCGTCAGAATAAGGAAGCTTCTCGAGAAATTCGGCGCCGTCGGCGACGCCAACGTCTTCTACTGGTTCCAGAACCGCCGCTCCAGATCCCGCCGCCGCCAGCGCCAGATGATGCAACAGCAGGCTACTGCCACCGCCACCGCCACCGTCACCACCTTTGATCACCCTCAGCCTCAGACTCAGACTCTTGTTAATGTTGGTGGTGCAATTCCACATGATCACCACACCTTGGGAAACCTTGTTGTTGCAACTGAAAGTAGTGCTACTTCAACCATGGGTTTTGGTTGTTCTTCTCAATCTTCTTATGGTTTTCTtggttcctcttcttcttcttcttcttgtggtGGTGGTGTAATTGGTGGCCAACAACAAGGCATGGATGGTTTCTTCTCATCGGTTTCTTCTCATCAAATGGGTTTCCCTGATCACCACCACACTTCACCTGCTTCATCAGCTTTGTACCCTCCTCTTGATCCAAATTTGACCTACCAGGCTG GATATGGGGGCCCTAATATTTCAGGATTCATTACAGTGTTTATCAATGGAATTGCAACTGAACTTCCAAAGGGGCCAATAGACCTCAAAACCGTGTTTGGAGAAGATGTAATGTTAGTTCATTCCTCTGGAGTTCCAATTCCCACCAATGAATTTGGGTTCTTGATGCATAACCTTCAACATGGCGATAGCTACTTTCTG GTATCAAAGCCAACATAA